Genomic segment of Paenibacillus sp. FSL R5-0623:
TTCACTGACTAACCAAGATGTAACCACTCATCTGGCAGCTGAAGCACTGAAGGATATTATTCCGTCCAGTCGTCCCAAAATGATCACTATTCATGACATCCAACAAAAGGTCGGCGAGTATTATAGCCTTAAGCTTGAAGATTTCAAAGCACGGAAACGGACCAAGGCAGTTGCTTTTCCAAGACAGATTGCCATGTATCTCTCTCGTGAACTGACAGACTTTTCTCTGCCCAAAATTGGGGAAGCATTCGGAGGACGAGATCACACCACTGTCATACATGCTCACGAAAAGATCTCCCAAGCGATTAAAAACGATCAGGATCTCTATAAAGTTATCAACAACTTAACCGAAAAAATTAAGAATCCAACCTGAACAAGTCCCAAGCCTATGCACAACGTATACACATGTGGATAGGCTTGGGTGTACGGGTTTATACCCACTTATCCACATATTCAGTGCCCCTATTACTATTATTACTAAAAAGATCTTAAAGATATCATCTCCAAAATAGCCATTTCGGAGCTTAGCCTTCGGCCTTTGAAAAACACCTTTAAACACCCCAACACCCAAAAAATCAGCTAGGAGTGAAACCATGAAAATCAGCATAATGAAAAACTACTTAAACGATTCCATACAGCAAGTATCCAAAGCGATCTCAAGCCGTACAACGATTCCGATTCTGAGCGGTATCAAATTCGACGTGAATCATCAAGGTGTAACGTTGACAGCAAGTGACACCGATATATCCATTCAATCCTTCATCCCGCTTGAAGATGGAGATAAAAGCGTAGTTCAGGTAGATCAACCCGGCAGTGTGGTTTTGCCAGCCAAGTTTTTTGTGGAGATCATCAAGAAGCTGCCATCACAGGAAGTACACATGGAAGTCAAAGAGAACTTCAACACCTTTATCTCCGCAGGTGCTACCGAAATTCAACTGGTAGGTCTGGATCCGGAAGAATTCCCGGTACTGCCAAGCATCGAAGAAAACCAAACGGTCTCCATTCCAGGAGATTTGCTGAAAAATATGATCAAACAAACGGTCTTCTCCATTTCCACACATGAGACTACTCCAATCCTGACAGGTGTACTCTGGAGTTTGGGTGACAACGAATTGAAATTTGTGGCAACAGACCGTCACCGTCTTGCTACTCGATCAGCAATGCTGGATAATGCAGAAGGTATCCGCTTCAACAACGTGGTCATTTCCGGTAAAACGCTGAACGAGCTCAGCAAAATTGTTCCGGATCAAAATACCCTTGTGGATATCGTTGTTGCAGATAACCAGGTCCTGTTCAAAATCGACCGTGTATTGTTCTACTCCCGTATTTTGGACGGGACATATCCGGATACTTCTAGAATTATTCCAACGTCATACAAAACAGAACTTGTTTTAGATACAAAAAAATTAAGTGAATCCATTGACCGGGCTTATTTGCTGTCGCGTGAAGAGAAAACAAACATCGTGCGTATGCAAACGATGGATTCGGGATCCGTTGAAATTTCTTCAAGCTCTTCCGAGCTAGGTAAAGTAAGAGAAGAAATCGAACCTGCCGAGTTTACAGGAGATCCGTTAAAAATCTCGTTCAACTCCAAATACATGCTGGATGTGCTGAAAGTTGTTGAAAGTGAGCAGCTGATGATCGCTTTTACAGGAGTCATGAGTCCAATTATCTTGAAACCGCTGGATGACAGTCACAGCCTTTACGTGATATTGCCATATCGGACGACCAACTAACGAAAGGAAGATCACAGTGAACCAAGTTACGATTCGTACGGAATATATTAAGCTTGATCAATTTCTGAAACTGGCTGATTGCATCCCAACTGGAGGTATGGCCAAAGCTCTTCTTCAGGAAGGACTTGTACGTGTGAATAAAGAGCCTGAGGAACGACGGGGACGTAAGTTATACCCTGGGGATATCGTTGAAGTGGACGGAGAAGGCACATTCGAAGTTGCTGCAGAATAAGAAGACCAGTTCGATCCTGCTGCCTCCTGACGGACGGGATAAAAGGGAGGTTACCGCGTGTTTGTGAACAGCATTGATCTGCAGAATTTCCGCAATTATGAACATCTGAGACTGGATTCCTTTGGTCCCGTAAACTTGTTGATCGGGCAAAATGCCCAAGGCAAGACCAATCTTGCAGAGGCGATTTTTGTACTTGCACTCACCAAGAGCCACCGTACATCCCGTGACAAGGAGTTAATCCGTTTCGGTGAGGAACGTGCCAGACTTGCAGCAGAGGTCGACAAAAAGTACGGATCGGTCAAGCTTGAACTATCTTTGTCGCAACAAGGCAAAAAAGCAAAGATTAACGGCCTGGAGCAGCGCAAGTTAAGTGATTTTGTCGGAGCGCTCAATGTTGTGATGTTTGCACCGGAGGATCTGGAGATTGTAAAAGGCACACCGGGGGTCCGCCGCCGGTTTCTTGACATGGAGATTGGACAGGTTGCACCAGGTTACCTGTATCACCTGCAGCAATACCAAAAAGTGCTCGTACAACGAAACAATTTGCTTAAGCAGTTATGGGGAAAAGGGGCATCGGCCCAGACCATGCTTGAGGTGTGGAACGAACAACTGGTCGAGCATGGTGTTAAAATCGTCAAAAAAAGGAAACAATTCATAAAGAAACTGCAAAAGTGGGCAGAAACGATTCATCAGGGGATCACCGGAGGCGGAGAAGTCTTGCGGCTGGCCTACCTTCCTTCCTTCAGCGAAGCCGCTGAGGAAGATGAAGCTGTCTTAATGGACCAATTTATGATAAAATTATCACAAATGAAAGAGCAGGAGATTCGCCGAGGCACAACCCTTAGTGGGCCGCATCGGGATGACCTGTCCTTTTTCATTAACGATCGGGAAGTACAAACATATGGCTCGCAGGGGCAGCAGCGCACAACGGCGTTGTCCCTTAAACTTGCGGAAATTGAACTGATTCATGAAGAAATCGGAGAATATCCAGTTCTGTTGCTGGATGATGTTCTGTCCGAGCTGGACCCTTTTCGCCAGACGCAGCTGATCGAAACGTTCCAGAGCAAGGTGCAAACCTTTATTACGGCTACGGGGATCGAGAGTCTGAACGTTGACAAGCTCAAAGATGCCAGTATTTATCACGTTCATGCCGGACAGGTTGAACGCTAAGGAGTGAGGGGCTTATGTACATTCATCTGGGCGGTGAGAAGATCATCCGTTCTTCCGAATTGGTCGCTATTTTTGATATATCGATTGAAAAATCCTCAAAGATCTCCAAGCAGTATGTCACGCATGCCGAGCAGGAAAAAACAGTGGAACACATCGGCGAAGAGGAAGCCAAGTCCATTGTGGTGACCAAAAACATTGTGTACTACTCGCCTATTTCCTCAGCCACGCTGAAGAAGCGGGCTCACATTTTTCCGGATCTCTAGCGTTGTGTGGCATAAAAGAAGTCTCTTTTGCTGCTTGTCTTTAAATTTGAATAGCTGGCTGAAATGAAGGACGTTGCCTATTTCAGCAAACATTATTAGTTAACGCATATTTACGATATTGAATCTATAGAA
This window contains:
- a CDS encoding extracellular matrix/biofilm biosynthesis regulator RemA family protein, which encodes MYIHLGGEKIIRSSELVAIFDISIEKSSKISKQYVTHAEQEKTVEHIGEEEAKSIVVTKNIVYYSPISSATLKKRAHIFPDL
- the dnaN gene encoding DNA polymerase III subunit beta, producing MKISIMKNYLNDSIQQVSKAISSRTTIPILSGIKFDVNHQGVTLTASDTDISIQSFIPLEDGDKSVVQVDQPGSVVLPAKFFVEIIKKLPSQEVHMEVKENFNTFISAGATEIQLVGLDPEEFPVLPSIEENQTVSIPGDLLKNMIKQTVFSISTHETTPILTGVLWSLGDNELKFVATDRHRLATRSAMLDNAEGIRFNNVVISGKTLNELSKIVPDQNTLVDIVVADNQVLFKIDRVLFYSRILDGTYPDTSRIIPTSYKTELVLDTKKLSESIDRAYLLSREEKTNIVRMQTMDSGSVEISSSSSELGKVREEIEPAEFTGDPLKISFNSKYMLDVLKVVESEQLMIAFTGVMSPIILKPLDDSHSLYVILPYRTTN
- the recF gene encoding DNA replication/repair protein RecF, translated to MFVNSIDLQNFRNYEHLRLDSFGPVNLLIGQNAQGKTNLAEAIFVLALTKSHRTSRDKELIRFGEERARLAAEVDKKYGSVKLELSLSQQGKKAKINGLEQRKLSDFVGALNVVMFAPEDLEIVKGTPGVRRRFLDMEIGQVAPGYLYHLQQYQKVLVQRNNLLKQLWGKGASAQTMLEVWNEQLVEHGVKIVKKRKQFIKKLQKWAETIHQGITGGGEVLRLAYLPSFSEAAEEDEAVLMDQFMIKLSQMKEQEIRRGTTLSGPHRDDLSFFINDREVQTYGSQGQQRTTALSLKLAEIELIHEEIGEYPVLLLDDVLSELDPFRQTQLIETFQSKVQTFITATGIESLNVDKLKDASIYHVHAGQVER
- the yaaA gene encoding S4 domain-containing protein YaaA, whose translation is MNQVTIRTEYIKLDQFLKLADCIPTGGMAKALLQEGLVRVNKEPEERRGRKLYPGDIVEVDGEGTFEVAAE